The Flavobacteriales bacterium genomic sequence ATATGCTGTATGCTGTATGCTGCATACTGTTGTTCCAAACCGCTATCCAGGAGTTCAGGAATCGAACAGTTCCCTGATATGAACGGCATTTTTTTTCAGAAGAATGTTCCGGATGTGGGTGTCTGCGGCCAGTCGCGACAATCGGAACTTGCCACAGATCTCTTCGGGGTTGAGGCCGGATTTGAGCTGATTCAGAATGTTTTCTTCCATTTGTGAAAGCGTGGATGAAATGATCGCCTGGCCATTCTTGCCCGGCTTCATGAAATAGCGCATCATCTGGGCGCCCACTTCCTTGCTGAAGAAATACCCGTCTGCCATGATTACTTCAATGGCGGCAACCAACTGTTCGAATCCGGTGGTTTTTAACACGTATCCGTGGGCACCTGCTTCCACCAAACGGCTGATGCTGTAAAGGTCATCATTCACGGAAAAGCCGAGAATGTATATTTCGGGCAGAACCTGATGGAGTTCCCTGGTGGCCTCGATGCCATCCATTTCCGGCATGCTTATGTCCATGATGATAAGGTCAGGGCGCTCTTTCATGGCAATGGCAATTGCTTCCTTCCCATGTTTGGCTTCTGAAGTAACACGAATCAATGGAGAATCTCGCAGCATGAATTTGACCCCGTCCCGGATGATTTCGTGGTCGTC encodes the following:
- a CDS encoding response regulator transcription factor, with the translated sequence MNGSDSIQNDTPNKVRVLIADDHEIIRDGVKFMLRDSPLIRVTSEAKHGKEAIAIAMKERPDLIIMDISMPEMDGIEATRELHQVLPEIYILGFSVNDDLYSISRLVEAGAHGYVLKTTGFEQLVAAIEVIMADGYFFSKEVGAQMMRYFMKPGKNGQAIISSTLSQMEENILNQLKSGLNPEEICGKFRLSRLAADTHIRNILLKKNAVHIRELFDS